The following nucleotide sequence is from Austwickia chelonae.
GCAGGTGTTCAACAGCCTGTCAGATCGCCTCGCCGCGACCTTCAAGAACCTGCGCAGCAAGGGCCGTGTCACCGAGCGCGACCTGAATGCGACCATCCGCGACATCCGGGTCGCCCTTCTGGACGCCGACGTCGCGCTGCCTGTCGTACGGCAGTTCACTGGGCAGGTGCGTGAACGTGCGCTCGGCAGTGAAGTGCACGAAGCGCTCAATCCGGGCCAGCAGGTCGTCAAGATCGTGCATGAGGAACTGGTCTCCGTCCTGGGTGGACAGACGCGGAACTTGAACCTGGCGAAGAGCCCGCCGACCGTGATCATGTTGGTGGGTCTGCAAGGAGCAGGAAAGACCACGCTGGCTGGAAAACTTGGATACTGGTTGAAAGCTCAGGGGCACACCCCGCTGCTGGTCGCCGCCGACCTGCAGCGGCCCAATGCGGTGACCCAGCTCCAGGTCGTCGGCGAACGAGCGGGAGCGCCGGTCTACGCCCCGGAGAAGGGCAATGTCGCGGGTAATGACGCCGCCATCGAGACCGGCTCGGGAACCCGCGGCTTCGGGAACCCGGTGCAGGTAGCTCGCGATGGTGTCGAACAGGCCCGGCGTGATCAGCACGATGTTGTCATCGTGGACACCGCAGGCCGACTGGCCATCGACGAAGAGCTGATGGCTCAAGCATCCGACATCAAGGACGCGGTTCAGCCTGACGAGATCCTCTTCGTCATCGACGCCATGATCGGTCAGGCTGCGGTCGACACCGCTACGGCCTTCCTGGACACCCTCGACTTCACCGGTGTGGTGCTCTCCAAGCTGGACGGTGACGCCCGCGGTGGCGCTGCGCTGTCCGTTGCCGGAGTCACCGGGCGGCCCATCATGTTCGCTTCCGTCGGTGAACAGACCAAGGACTTCGAGGTCTTCCACCCCGATCGGATGGCCAGCCGCATCCTCGACATGGGCGATGTGCTGACCCTGATCGAACAGGCGCAGCGGGCCTTCGACCAGCGCCAGCAGGACGAGATGGCGAGGAAGTTCCTCACCGACGAGGACTTCACCTTCGACGACTTCCTGCAGCAGATGTCGGCGATCAAGAAGATGGGTTCGCTGAAGCAGCTTCTGGGCATGATGCCAGGAATGAACCAGATGCGGGACCAGCTCAACGCTCTCGATGAGCGTGAGTTCGACCGGGTCGAGGCCATGGTGCGCTCCATGACCCCCTTCGAGCGCACTCACCCCAAACAGATCAACGGTTCACGCAGGGCTCGTATCGCCAGGGGCTCAGGGGTGTCGGTGACCGAGGTCAACCAGCTGCTGGAACGTTTCGGTGAAGCACAGAAGATGATGCGTCAGCTCCGTCGCGGGGGTGGCATCCCTGGGATGCCGGGTATTCCTGGTCTCGGTGGAGGGTCTGCCCGGAAGAAGCAACCCAAGAAGAAGGGTAAATCCGGGAATCCGGCGAAGCGGGCAGCGCAGGAGAAAGCTATGGTCGAACGCGAGGCACAGGCCCGGGAGGCTGCCTTGCAGAATGCTTTCGGCGGACCGGGAGCGCTTCCCGAAGATGTCGCGGACCAGGGGAAAGCCCTCGGGATTGCCCCGGCACAAGGAGCATCCTCCCAGAGCAGCGGGCCAGCAGGTCTTGATCCGGCATCTCTGCCCAAGGGATTCGACAAGTTCCTCAAAGGTTGATCGGCGGCCGGTGTCCTCCCGAACGGTCCTCGGGAGGACACCGGAGCTTGCTTCAGAAGGGTTGGCTCCCGCTCGTAGTCGTTCTGCTCAATTCGAGCGATCAGTAGGGAGTTCCACGCTTAGCTGCCTGGGAGCCGCGATAAGTTCGAGCCTATGAGCGCTCCTGTGCTGCACGTCTCCGGCCAGATCCATGTCAGTGCCGACGAAGTCCGCGACGACATCTGGGTCGTGGACGGCTGCATCAGTTACACGCCGCCGAATTCAGCAGCCGATGTCGAGACCGTTCATGGGCACGTCTATCCCGGTATGGTCGATGCTCATTGCCATATCGGCCTGGAGAAACATGGCGCAGTTGATCCGCATCGTGCTGAAGCACATGCGCTGGCCGAACGTGACGCCGGTGTCCTCCTCATCCGCGATGCAGGGTCGCCGGCAGACACCCGATGGCTCCAGAAACGTGAAGACCTTCCCCGAATCATCCGTGCTGGACGCCACATCGCTCGGACTCGACGGTACATCCCGAATTTCGCCCATGAGATCGAACCCGACCTGCTTGTCGACTATGTGCGGCAGGAGGCACGAGCTGGTGACGGATGGGTCAAATTGGTCGGCGACTGGATCGACCGTGAACGTGGTGACCTGGGTATCTGTTGGCCGGTCGAGGTGCTCACCCAAGCTGTTACCGCCGCGCACGAAGAAGGTGCGCGAGTCACTGCGCACTGTTTCGGCGAACAATCTCTCGTGGACTTCGCTGCGGCAGGAGTCGACTGCATCGAACATGCCACAGGATTGGTGCCCGAGACGATAGACACATTCGCTACGCAGAAGATCGCGATCGTGCCGACCCTCGTGAACATCCTCAACTTCCCAGATTTCGCAGCTGCAGGAAGACCCCGGTTCCCGAGCTATGCGGCACATATGCTCGATCTCCACCGTCGCCGCTATGAGACCATCAGCGCCGCCCACGAGGCGGGGGTGTCGATCTACTGCGGTACCGATGCCGGCGGGCAGATTCCCCACGGGCTGCTGGCCCATGAAGTTCTCGAACTGTCTCGGACCAGGATGG
It contains:
- a CDS encoding amidohydrolase family protein, with amino-acid sequence MSAPVLHVSGQIHVSADEVRDDIWVVDGCISYTPPNSAADVETVHGHVYPGMVDAHCHIGLEKHGAVDPHRAEAHALAERDAGVLLIRDAGSPADTRWLQKREDLPRIIRAGRHIARTRRYIPNFAHEIEPDLLVDYVRQEARAGDGWVKLVGDWIDRERGDLGICWPVEVLTQAVTAAHEEGARVTAHCFGEQSLVDFAAAGVDCIEHATGLVPETIDTFATQKIAIVPTLVNILNFPDFAAAGRPRFPSYAAHMLDLHRRRYETISAAHEAGVSIYCGTDAGGQIPHGLLAHEVLELSRTRMGVEGALAAATWEARQWLGRPGLEEGAEADFLVFLDDPRTDLRILGRPHRTVLRGRLVR
- the ffh gene encoding signal recognition particle protein, which translates into the protein MFNSLSDRLAATFKNLRSKGRVTERDLNATIRDIRVALLDADVALPVVRQFTGQVRERALGSEVHEALNPGQQVVKIVHEELVSVLGGQTRNLNLAKSPPTVIMLVGLQGAGKTTLAGKLGYWLKAQGHTPLLVAADLQRPNAVTQLQVVGERAGAPVYAPEKGNVAGNDAAIETGSGTRGFGNPVQVARDGVEQARRDQHDVVIVDTAGRLAIDEELMAQASDIKDAVQPDEILFVIDAMIGQAAVDTATAFLDTLDFTGVVLSKLDGDARGGAALSVAGVTGRPIMFASVGEQTKDFEVFHPDRMASRILDMGDVLTLIEQAQRAFDQRQQDEMARKFLTDEDFTFDDFLQQMSAIKKMGSLKQLLGMMPGMNQMRDQLNALDEREFDRVEAMVRSMTPFERTHPKQINGSRRARIARGSGVSVTEVNQLLERFGEAQKMMRQLRRGGGIPGMPGIPGLGGGSARKKQPKKKGKSGNPAKRAAQEKAMVEREAQAREAALQNAFGGPGALPEDVADQGKALGIAPAQGASSQSSGPAGLDPASLPKGFDKFLKG